Below is a genomic region from Paenibacillus rhizovicinus.
CGGCGAAACGATGGCGGTAGTCATGGTCATCGGGAACACGCCGCAGCTCGCGAACGCGCTGTTCAAACCGACGTCGGTACTGACAAGTAACATCGTCATGCAAATCTCGAATGTCGAATTCGATTCCACTTGGAACTATGCGCTGTATATGATGGGCTTCCTTCTGCTTATCATCTCGCTCATTATGATCGTTGCTGTTCGGTTGATTCAAGGCAGAGGAGTGAAACAATGAGCGAAGTCAAAACTTCGGCAAGCAATCATCCTTTTGCCGCACGCAAAAGCATCAATCAGTTCAATAATAAAATGTTTACGGGCGTCGTATGGCTCGTCGGCATTTGCACCATTATTTTCATCATCTCGCTGCTGTTTCTCATTCTTCAGAAGGGAATGCCGGAATTAAGCTGGAGCTTCCTCTACGGCGAACCTAGCGAGATCGAAGAAGGCGGAGGAATCGGCCCGCTGCTGTTCAACTCGTTCTACGTACTCATCATGTCGCTTATCATTTCCATCCCGCTTGGCATGGCGGCAGGGATTTACTTGGCCGAGTTCGCGCCTGCGAATAAATTCATCGCGTTCATTCGGATTTGCGTCGAAGGATTGGCTTCCGTACCCTCCATTATTTTCGGCTTATTCGGGATCGTCCTATTCGTGCAATCGCTCGACTTGGGGCTGACGATTCTGGGAGCGGCGGTAAGCTTGGCATTCCTGAATCTCCCCGTGCTCACCCGCGTGACCGAGGAAGCGATGCGCGCCGTTCCGCAGGAAATGAAACATGCTTCCTTCGCGCTCGGAAGCACGCATCTTCAAACCATCCGACGGGTGCTCGTCCCGGTCGCCCTGAACGGGATCGTAACCGGCATCTGCTTGGTCGCAGGCCGCGCTTTCGGCGAGAGTGCCGTCATTATCCTGACTGGCGGGGTTACGTCATCCGGCGTGATGTGGGACTTCAAT
It encodes:
- the pstA gene encoding phosphate ABC transporter permease PstA gives rise to the protein MSEVKTSASNHPFAARKSINQFNNKMFTGVVWLVGICTIIFIISLLFLILQKGMPELSWSFLYGEPSEIEEGGGIGPLLFNSFYVLIMSLIISIPLGMAAGIYLAEFAPANKFIAFIRICVEGLASVPSIIFGLFGIVLFVQSLDLGLTILGAAVSLAFLNLPVLTRVTEEAMRAVPQEMKHASFALGSTHLQTIRRVLVPVALNGIVTGICLVAGRAFGESAVIILTGGVTSSGVMWDFNPLSPGATLAVHLWYVQSEAIVPDAKLIAEKSAAVLVFIVLAINIVFRVPLWINARKMR